The DNA sequence TCTCCCTCCACCAAGGAAATGCATACCTGAACAAGCCGCAAGTTGAGAGAATGATATAATTTAAACTGAAGTCATCGTCATATAGCTTAAATTCATACATTTGCGTAAATTAATTAAGACTCAAactttaaaatttaatttaaaaaaggCTTGACGACATAACGGGCGTTGATCTGTACACATTTGAACATCTAAAACATTAAATTTTCAAAACTACATTTAAGCAATAAACCCTTGGCAATTAAACAATCCAAATCCTATATGTTACGACTGGAATGCCTTCTGTTAAGTATTTAGTGATGATTAGGGGTCAATATATGTAACTAAATCAGAGTTTTAACGTTTAAGTTTAGAAGTACCTTTGCAGTGGTTCCATCATCTATGTGTTCATCATGCATGTGAACATCAGGATCTATATTTGTGAATTAGCCAAAAAGAATTATCAATTCCTCAAAAACCTACTTAACTTGATATTTTTAAGTTTTAAGATGAGTCATTATTCCTTAGGAACGAAAATGAGTATACTTATATGTTCAATTTGGTTGGAAGGGATGAATTTAGGTGGGTATGGAATGACATTGGTAGGTATATATTGATAATTTCCAACGTCCATTCAAATTTAAACTAGGGTAGGATAAATGCTTCATTGTCCTACTCATCTTCTTCACAAAAACCATCGTTTCTTCACCTCTAATTTTCTCATTATTTTCAAACAATTCATTCCCCATTCCATTGTCTCCAACCTCATGGGGCACTTGTGATAGCTAACTATCTGGGTATAAATTAAACTGACCACATATACTTGATGCACTTCTTAATAGGACTAGGTTGGACAAAAAATATGGTAAATATTGGATTCATTACAAGATGCATGGGCATATATTAGGAAATATTCAAACAAGTGATGGACGCACACATACATATCATAAGAATTTTTAAAGAATCACAGACTACTATAACCATATTCTAAGCTAGTAAAGATTGAAATTAGACCAGGTTATTCATACGTGTCatgtactttcgtgtttcgtgtactaAATACTAAACCCATACACACCTCTTTCAGATTCGTGTACTTTCATGTGATGTATcttcaaataaaaaaataaataaaacattaAAAATATTAAATGTTTAGCTAAAACTTTTACAGATAtgtaataaatatataaatatttacatcattttattttttttgctaaaCATATTTACATACAGTGTTATAAAATTatgtataatatataaataattatacatAACTATACATATAtctattataaatattaatatttaaatgtaaatatacttaTCTCGAGTAGTGTTCTTTAGTGTCGTATCGTGTACCCTAAGGGAAAATTCAAACATGACAGTAAAATCTAAGTCGTGTACTTAAAATGCAAACACAAACACTAAATTTTTGTGTCGTTTCGTGTCATGTACTAAATTTCTGGATCTAATTGAAATGAGCATAATTGATGTACTTTGAAGTGGGATGGATCACCTCAGCTGTTTAAGCTCTTCAGCTTCCTGGTCTGTACAGCCATGTGTACAACCAGAAAAAGCCAGCATATCCATCTCGTATCTTAGATGCAATGCTATAAATGGCCCTCTGTCTTTAAGGATATGAACTAATTTCTTCCCTAAAGCCTCAATTTGAGGAGTGAATCTCAGTGCCTGGAAATTGACACGGCACCTGAGTTTCTGAAGATCAAGGGGGATCATATTGTTTGCCAAACGTGTATCCGTCCTGTTAAAATGTATCACCTTGTGCTTTCCGAAAAGAGGCAGAATCTGTACAAGGGAATAAAATCATAGAATGTAAAATGAACAGAGAGAAGCAAAGGACTAAagtgagagagaaagagaaaaagGGAACACTTTTCATCTTATACATAACTTGGCATGATTTAGCTTAAACGAGTAAATTTATATCTAATACAACATTTAGTAAATGGTAAAAATTGGAATTAAGAACGAACATGGACAGAATTATCAACAGTCTATTGTTGTGAAACCAAATATTTAATATAAGTTTGAGGCTGACGATAAAAACAGATAAGAAGCGAGGCATACAGACCTGTTCCATGTAGTATTTTTCACTCGACCAGCTAACAGGAGGCATTTCCAGTGGCTGGTAACCATATTTTCTTGTAAACTTTTTTGGTAACCGTTTAATGATTTTGACTTCATCCCTCAGTGAATCAATGAAGTGCCTCACATCAAAAATGTCCTCAAAATCACTGCACGCAAAAAACCATGTGTTTTATCatcaaattttttttaaaaaaaaattgagcAAGTCGCAACATTTTACATAATAAACAGGCACCTAGGATCAGCCCAAAAGGATGTCTTATCAAGTTCCGGAACAACCAAAGTAAGGTTTAGCATTCGAGCAACTGTCACCATGTCACATATCTGAAATTTCCCAATTTGTGAGTGAATAAACTGCTGTCAAGATATGTAATAGAACAAAAAAGTGAAAATAACACGAACCGCAGCACGCATCTGATTTAAACCGCCGTTGCAAGAAACTTTGAGAAAACCATTACTAGTGTAGTTCCCTGAAGAATAGGTATTGAGGTAACGTTATATGCTTTACATGAAAAGTAAAAAGAGTGTCTTTTTCTATATTATTGAATATAAAGAACCAATTGAACTTTGATTATATCTCAAGTAATTAAAAAGCTGATACATTTATCTCCTCTCTAGTAAGGAAGAAGTGCCATATGCTCAGACCACAGTCACATACCAGCATTTATGTAAGTACATTGAAAAGTAGCCTAATATGACCTAAATCTAGGCTCCATAATTATACTCAACAACTTGAAATTAGTAAGAAATTTTTCCAATACACGAATAATAAGGAACATCCCCATCCTAATAACATAAAATGTGTACTAGTTCCCTGGAACTAACATTACAGCCCCACATCTCATATTATTACCAAATAACAGTCTACCATACCAGACTATGTTTCTGCCCAGTCAAAACCAAACTATATGTTTCATTAGGTACGAGACCTTAAACCTACTTGAAGGACTAAAGAGGTTGTTCCTGTAAAGACACAACACCCTCCCCCTTCCTGGGGAGATTAAGGTAACAAACTTACAGAAAGTTACAAAATAAGGCCAAATAACAGTATGCAATATGTTAAATGAGCTAACATAACTTGAACTTATAACAGTGTAACAGCAAAAACAGCATCTCCGTTTATCGAAATACTAATCAACAGTTACAAACACATCATGTCCACTTACTATCACATTACTAATGGCAATTGGCAATACACTAATTTCAAGAACAAAACTTTCAGAACAAAAAAGATACATACTTGCAGGAGGAAGTGGAGGCATCGACTGAACCGCCTTTTTCTCCTTAAAAATCTTCGAAGACCCATCTGAATGATTCAACAATCCAGACAACAAATGTGGATGCCAAAGCTCTCCAACAGTAACAATTTGAACCAAACAGGTCCAAATCACAATGCTAGAACAAACCCTAATAAACCAAACTTGTAATCTAGTTTTAGGAATCACTTGCCCAGGTAACTTATCACACCTTAATTGTACACTCTCTGATCTAACCTCCATTTCAATCCTCATTTCAAAATCCTCATTTTTAATAAAAACAAATCTAACCCATTAACATCTATACAA is a window from the Apium graveolens cultivar Ventura chromosome 1, ASM990537v1, whole genome shotgun sequence genome containing:
- the LOC141673229 gene encoding rhamnogalacturonan I rhamnosyltransferase 1; amino-acid sequence: MRIEMEVRSESVQLRCDKLPGQVIPKTRLQVWFIRVCSSIVIWTCLVQIVTVGELWHPHLLSGLLNHSDGSSKIFKEKKAVQSMPPLPPARNYTSNGFLKVSCNGGLNQMRAAICDMVTVARMLNLTLVVPELDKTSFWADPSDFEDIFDVRHFIDSLRDEVKIIKRLPKKFTRKYGYQPLEMPPVSWSSEKYYMEQILPLFGKHKVIHFNRTDTRLANNMIPLDLQKLRCRVNFQALRFTPQIEALGKKLVHILKDRGPFIALHLRYEMDMLAFSGCTHGCTDQEAEELKQLRYAFPWWREKDIVSEERRMQGLCPLTPEETDLVLHALDFDKDMQIYIASGEIYGSERRLAALRASFPRIVKKENLLDPDDLRQFQNHSSQMAALDFIVSVASSVFIPTYDGNMAKLVEGHRRYLEFRKTVQLDRRKLVELIDLHLNGTLSWYEFSVSLRSTHARRMGQPTRRRVDVDKPKEEDYFYANPYECFCEETTCDDTLIAGNRTEVLQ